The Aeromonas jandaei genomic interval ACAATAGCGGCGGTGGCAGTGAACATGGAGGTGGTGAACACGCTGGAGGAGACCAACATGCTGGTGGAGAGCGCCATGCCGGTGGTCGTGGCCTTGGCAACGGGCTTGATGACAACGGCGTAGATGCCGTCGATGCCAACGGCAACAAACTCAGAGGTGATGGCACGGTCGATGATAATGGCGTAGACACCGTCGATGCCAACGGCAAAAAACTCAGAGGCGATGGTACGGTCGATGATAACGGTGTGGATGCCGTCGATGCCAATGGCAAAAAACTCAGAGGCGATGGTACGGTCGATGATCGCCAGCAAGTGCTTACCGATGAGCAGGAGCGTGCTCTGCTTGACAACGGCTTTCGCCAACAGGGAAAACCATAATGCGTTATCTGCTAACACTCCTCCTGCTCGGCCTCGCTGGCTGCGCCACGGTCGATACCCAGCCGCTTTACCATCAAATGGATAAGGCAGATGTTCAACTGGCCAATCAGGCTCTCGCCAAGGCGCTGGAAACCCGCACCAAAGGACAGAGCCTCACCTGGTTCAATCCGGCTAACCGTCACTCGGGTAGCGTCACCCCGCTGCGCACCTTCCGCCATACCAGCGGGGAGTGGTGTCGCGACTATCGCGAGCAACTCTATATCGGCAATGCCAGCCAGC includes:
- a CDS encoding RT0821/Lpp0805 family surface protein, with translation MMRYLLTLLLLGLAGCATVDTQPLYHQMDKADVQLANQALAKALETRTKGQSLTWFNPANRHSGSVTPLRTFRHTSGEWCRDYREQLYIGNASQQWQDTACRNQQGSWRPLRT